From Spirochaetota bacterium:
AATAAAATGTATTTTTTACTAACGTTTATAACAGGAGAAAGAAAATGAAATCTAAAGCAGCGATTGCTTGGGAAGCTGGAAAGGGTTTAGAGGTTGATGAAATAGATGTTGATGGCCCTAAGGATAATGAGGTTCTAATTAGAAATGTTGCCACAGGCGTGTGCCATACTGATGCTTTCACACTTTCAGGAGATGATCCTGAGAGTATTTTCCCAGCCATTCTTGGGCACGAGGGTGGCGCTATTGTTGAAGAAATAGGAAAAAATGTAAAGACTCTTAAGCAGGGAGATCATGTTATTCCTCTGTACACACCCGAATGTGGTAAATGCAAGTTTTGTCTTTCCGGTAAGACTAATCTATGTCAGGCTATTCGCACAACCCAAGGGAAGGGTCTTATGCCGGATGGTTCTTCAAGGTTTTCTAAAAATGGTAAAACTATTTTTCATTACATGGGAACTTCAACATTTTCAGAATACACTGTTCTGCCTGATATCGCTGTCGCAAAAATAAATAAGAACGCTCCTCTTGAGAAGGTCTGCCTGCTGGGATGCGGTATTACTACTGGTATTGGTGCTGTTATCAATACTGCAAAGATGAAGCCAAGCAGTTCTGTGGCTGTCTTTGGTCTGGGCGGCATCGGTCTAAGTGTCATTCAGGGTGCTGTAATGGCCAAGGCTGAAAGGATAATTGCTATTGATATCAATGAGGATAAATTTGATATTGCTGACAGCCTAGGCGCAACTGATTTTATTAATCCAAATAAATGCGATGTCAGTATTCAAGAAGTTATTGTTGAAATGACCGATGGTGGCGTGGATTACTCATTTGAATGTGTGGGTAATGTGGATTTGATGCAATCTGCACTGGAATGCTGTCATAAAGGATGGGGAGAGTCAATTATCATTGGTGTTGCCGGTGCTGGGCAGAAGATTTCTACACGTCCCTTTCAGCTTGTTACCGGACGCGTCTGGAGAGGAACAGCATTTGGTGGGGTAAAGGGACGTTCTGAACTTCCTAATTATGTTGATAAATATCTAACAGGAGAAATAAAAATAGATGAAATGATAACCTATACCATGAGTTTAGACGAGATAAATAGGGCTTTTGAGCTTATGCATGAAGGTAGGAGTATTCGATCTGTTATTATTTTTTAGCCTATTCTCACGTACTTTTGGCTAACCTTTTCACGTAATAATTATAAGCTATAAAACATCGAGTATCATAGCTTTCATTTATATTATCCAAAACCCTTATGTTCACTATATCAAAGGCTACCTCAATTCCCATCAATGATACTTCTTTGTTCATTTCCTTGAATGTAATGGCATTGTTCTCCACTTATTTGTAAGAGAAACTATATTTCCTAATTAAGATAAGATATCTAATCCTACTGTGTCATAAAATTTTATTACTGA
This genomic window contains:
- a CDS encoding S-(hydroxymethyl)glutathione dehydrogenase/class III alcohol dehydrogenase, which produces MKSKAAIAWEAGKGLEVDEIDVDGPKDNEVLIRNVATGVCHTDAFTLSGDDPESIFPAILGHEGGAIVEEIGKNVKTLKQGDHVIPLYTPECGKCKFCLSGKTNLCQAIRTTQGKGLMPDGSSRFSKNGKTIFHYMGTSTFSEYTVLPDIAVAKINKNAPLEKVCLLGCGITTGIGAVINTAKMKPSSSVAVFGLGGIGLSVIQGAVMAKAERIIAIDINEDKFDIADSLGATDFINPNKCDVSIQEVIVEMTDGGVDYSFECVGNVDLMQSALECCHKGWGESIIIGVAGAGQKISTRPFQLVTGRVWRGTAFGGVKGRSELPNYVDKYLTGEIKIDEMITYTMSLDEINRAFELMHEGRSIRSVIIF